One part of the Glycine soja cultivar W05 chromosome 11, ASM419377v2, whole genome shotgun sequence genome encodes these proteins:
- the LOC114373672 gene encoding vacuolar sorting protein 18-like produces the protein MDQGRQVFTVDLLERYAAKGHGVITCMAAGNDVIVIGTSKGWVIRHDFGVGNSNEIDLSVGRPGDQSIHRVFVDPGGSHCIATVVGPGGAETFYTHAKWTKPRILSKLKGLVVNAVAWNKQQITEVSTKEVILGTENGQLHELAVDEKDKKEKYIKFLFELTELPEVFMGLQMETASMINGTRYYVMAVTPTRLYSFTGFGTLETVFSGYLDRTVHFMELPGDIPNSELHFFIKQRRAVHFAWLSGAGIYHGGLNFGGQQSSSSGNENFIENKALLDYSKLSEGAEVVKPSSMALSEFHFLLLLGNKVKVVNRISEKIIEELQFDQTSDSASKGIIGLCSDATAGLFYAYDQNSIFQVSINDEGRDMWKVYLDMNEYTAALANCRDPFQRDQVYLVQAEAAFSSKDYFRAASFYAKINYILSFEEVTLKFISAGEQDALRTFLLRKLDNLEKSDKCQITMISTWTTELYLDKINRLLLEDDSASDNSNLEYQSIIKEFRAFLSDSKDVLDETTTMKLLESYGRVEELVYFASLKGHYEIVVHHYIQQGEAKKALEVLQKPSVPIDLQYKFAPDLVALDAYETVESWMTTKNLNPRKLIPAMMRYSSEPHAKNETHEVIKYLEYCVHRLHNEDPGVHNLLLSLYAKQEDDSSLLRFLQSKFGKGPENGPEFFYDPKYALRLCLKEKRMRACVHIYSMMSMHEEAVALALQIDSELAMAEADKVEDDEDLRKKLWLMIAKHVVEQEKGTKRENIRKAIAFLKETDGLLKIEDILPFFPDFALIDDFKEAICSSLEDYNKQIEQLKEEMNDATHGADNIRNDISALAQRCTIIDRDEECGVCQRKILTAGREFGTGRGYTLVGQMAPFYIFPCGHAFHAECLIAHVTRCTVEAHAEYILDLQKQLTLMGSEARRESNGTLSPEESIPSMTIDKLRSQLDDAIASECPFCGDLMIREISLPFINPEEEQHVLSSWEIKPSAGSQRNSISLPASA, from the exons ATGGATCAAGGGAGGCAGGTATTCACAGTGGACCTTCTTGAACGATATGCTGCAAAAGGGCATGGAGTTATCACTTGCATGGCTGCTGGAAATGATGTCATTGTGATTGGAACCAGCAAAGGATGGGTCATCAGGCATGATTTTGGGGTtggcaattcaaatg AGATTGATCTCTCTGTGGGTCGTCCCGGAGACCAGTCAATCCATAGGGTTTTTGTTGATCCTGGAGGGAGTCACTGTATTGCCACTGTAGTGGGTCCTGGAGGAGCTGAAACTTTCTATACTCATGCCAAATGGACCAAGCCACGAATTTTAAGCAAGCTGAAAGGTCTTGTTGTAAATGCTGTTGCATGGAACAAACAACAGATAACTGAAG TTTCCACAAAGGAAGTCATTCTTGGGACAGAAAATGGTCAACTTCATGAGTTGGCTGTGGATGAGAAGGACAAGAAAGAGAAGTATAtcaagtttctctttgaattaacAGAACTTCCAGAAGTTTTTATGGGTTTGCAG ATGGAAACAGCTAGCATGATAAATGGGACTAGATATTATGTGATGGCTGTTACTCCTACTCGGCTTTACTCTTTCACTGGCTTTGGGACACTGGAA ACTGTTTTTTCAGGTTATTTAGATCGTACAGTACATTTTATGGAACTTCCTGGTGACATACCAAACAG TGAGTTGCATTTTTTCATTAAGCAACGAAGAGCTGTACATTTTGCATGGCTTTCTGGAGCTGGTATATACCATGGTGGCTTAAATTTTGGAGGGCAGCAAAG CTCTTCAAGtggaaatgaaaattttattgagAACAAGGCTCTTTTGGACTACTCCAAATTGTCTGAAGGAGCTGAAGTAGttaaaccaagttcaatggctTTGTCTGAATTCCATTTCTTGTTGCTTTTAGGGAACAAGGTCAAG GTTGTAAACAGAATTAGTGAGAAGATCATTGAGGAACTTCAGTTTGATCAAACTTCTGATTCAGCATCTAAGGGTATTATAGGATTGTGTAGTGATGCCACGGCTGGTTTGTTTTATGCTTATGATCAAAACTCTATCTTTCAG GTGTCTATCAATGATGAAGGCCGAGATATGTGGAAAGTATATCTTGACATGAATGAATATACTGCTGCTTTAGCAAATTGCCGTGATCCTTTCCAAAGGGACCAAGTATATTTAGTCCAG GCTGAAGCTGCATTTTCTTCTAAAGATTATTTTAGAGCTGCATCTTTCTATGCCAAA atcaattatattttatcatttgaagAGGTCACTTTGAAGTTCATTAGTGCTGGTGAACAG GATGCTTTGAGAACTTTCTTATTGCGGAAGCTTGATAATTTAGAAAAGAGTGACAAATGTCAAATAACAATGATATCCACCTGGACAACTGAATTGTACCTGGATAAG ATAAATCGACTGCTCTTGGAAGATGACTCTGCATCAGATAATAGCAATTTAGAGTACCAATCAATTATTAAAGAGTTTCGTGCTTTTCTCAGTGACAGCAAGGATGTATTGGATGAAACGACTACAATGAAGCTTTTAGAAAG TTATGGAAGGGTTGAAGAATTGGTATATTTTGCTAGCTTAAAAGGGCACTATGAGATTGTAGTTCACCATTACATTCAG cAAGGAGAAGCAAAAAAAGCATTGGAAGTGCTTCAGAAACCTTCTGTGCCTATAGATCTTCAG TATAAGTTTGCTCCAGACCTTGTTGCCCTTGATGCATATGAAACTGTTGAATCGTGGATGACTACAAAGAATCTGAACCCAAGGAAACTGATTCCTGCAATGATGCGTTATTCAAGTGAACCACATGCAAA GAATGAGACACACGAAGTCATTAAATATCTTGAATATTGTGTTCATCGATTACATAATGAAGATCCTGGAGTTCATAACCTGCTACTTTCTTTATATGCAAAGCAG gAAGATGATAGTTCACTTCTACGTTTCCTACAAAGCAAATTTGGGAAAGGACCAGAAAATGGTCCTGAGTTCTTCTATGATCCTAAATATGCCTTGCGTCTTTGCCTCAAGGAAAAACGAATGCGTGCATGTGTTCATATATACAGTATGATGTCAATGCATGAAGAAGCAGTTGCTCTTGCCTTACAG ATTGATTCAGAGCTTGCTATGGCCGAAGCTGAtaaggttgaagatgatgagGATTTGAGAAAGAAGCTCTGGCTCATGATTGCTAAGCATGTTGttgaacaagaaaaaggaacTAAGAGGGAAAACATAAGGAAGGCAATTGCATTTCTTAAAGAAACTGATGGCCTGCTAAAGATTGAGGATATATTACCATTCTTTCCAGATTTTGCCCTGATTGACGACTTCAAG GAGGCTATCTGCTCATCATTGGAGGATTACAATAAGCAAATTGAACAGCTGAAGGAAGAGATGAATGATGCAACCCATGGTGCTGACAACATCAGAAATGATATCAGTGCACTTGCTCAAAGATGCACTATTATTGATCGAGATGAGGAGTGTGGG GTTTGCCAGCGAAAAATTCTAACTGCTGGCAGGGAATTCGGCACGGGCCGTGGCTATACATTAGTAGGGCAAATGGCACCCTTTTATATCTTTCCGTGTGGACATGCCTTCCATGCAGAATGCCTGATTGCTCATGTGACTCGCTGTACAGTTGAGGCCCAT GCTGAGTATATACTGGACCTGCAGAAGCAACTTACTTTGATGGGCAGTGAAGCAAGGAGAGAATCCAATGGTACCCTTTCCCCAGAGGAGTCCAttcctagcatgaccatagacaAG CTCCGATCACAACTGGATGATGCTATAGCTAGTGAATGCCCATTTTGTGGCGACTTGATGATCCGTGAGATTTCTTTGCCTTTCATCAATCCTGAGGAAGAGCAGCATGTGCTATCATCATGGGAGATAAAACCAAGCGCTGGTAGCCAGAGAAACAGTATCTCGTTACCTGCATCTGCATGA
- the LOC114373673 gene encoding uncharacterized protein LOC114373673, producing the protein MSYLNRVWMAATVAVAQGHTDPGHKCKTALNSIHHNRSRLFSGGALSDLRPLSGVVGPDVAGAAAGSSDAKNRVSQADDSLRKVMYFSCWGQG; encoded by the coding sequence atgagtTACTTGAATCGTGTTTGGATGGCGGCAACGGTGGCGGTAGCGCAAGGCCACACCGATCCCGGCCACAAGTGCAAGACGGCGCTCAACTCCATCCACCACAACCGGAGCCGCCTCTTCTCCGGCGGAGCCCTGTCTGATCTCCGGCCGCTGTCCGGCGTCGTTGGACCTGACGTCGCTGGCGCGGCAGCGGGGAGCTCCGACGCGAAGAATAGGGTGAGCCAAGCCGATGACTCTCTGAGGAAAGTGATGTACTTTAGTTGCTGGGGTCAGGGCTGA